A stretch of DNA from Halorubrum sp. BOL3-1:
CTCGTCACCGACCCCACGGAGACGGAGGGCGTGATGACGTACGTGAACGATTACAAGACCGACGACGAGATCCTCGAAGACTCCGGCGTCGGCCGCGTCATCGTCGATGACGGCGAGCGCGACGAGGTGTTCCCCGGCGTGATCGTCGGGCGCGAGGGGCAGCGCAACGAGGTCGTGGCCGACCCCGAGACCGCCGGCGGACGGGTGTTCGTCTTCGTCGAGGACGGCTGGACCGAGGGGAGCTACGAGATCGTCGAGGGACCGGACGACGGTCTCGACGCGCACCGGTGACTGCCGTGGTATCAGATCGCCTCCGATGAGCCTCGCGAAAGCGTGGCGCGACCTCGACCGCTCGACGGTCGCGAGCGCGCCGAACCGCTACGCGCCGTACGAACTCGGCGACGCCGACGGCGACACGGTCGAGTTCGAGACGGGGATCCTCCGCGACGAACTGAAGGAGGCGCTCGCGTACGGCGACGCCGCGAAGGTCCGCTGGGAGCTGGCGGAGTCGGCCGACCACGCCGAGCGACTGCTCGCGGACCACGTCGAAGAGTGGCTCGCGGACCACGCGGCCGAGTGACCGATTCCCCCCTTGCGAGCGCGCGGGAACGACCGACAGACGAAAGTCTCGCGGCCGCCGAAAGTGCGACATGAGCGACGAGGCCGAGACCGACGGCAAGGAGGCCGCGACCGACGGCGGCGACGAGGTGCTTCGCGCCAGCGACCTCGGCGGCGAGGGACCGCCGATCGAGGAGAAGCCCTACAAGATCGTCTTCGAGGCGAACAAGTGCTTCGGGGCGGGGAAGTGCGCCGAAGTCGCGGACAACTGGGTGATGGACGTGGTGAGCGGGATGGCGAAGCCGGAGACGTACTACATCGGGGAAGACGATCTGGACGAGAACGTCCGCGCGGCCGAGGCGTGCCCCGCGAAGAAGGAAGCCGGCGTGATCCACGTCGTCGACCGTCGGACGGATGATGAGGTCGCGCCGGATCCGCACGGCGACGGGACGCTCTCGGTCGACTGGTAGGGCGTCCGGCCCCGTGTTCCGAAAGGGGTTTGACTCCGCCGCCGGAAGCCGTATCCGCGCGGGGGTGGCTGAGCCTGGCCAAAAGCGGCGGACTTAAGATCCGCTCCTGTAGAGGTTCGAGGGTTCGAATCCCTTCCCCCGCATCCCGTCGCGAACAGTTCGTAAGCGACGGGTGCGGCCTGAAGGGATTCGAAGCAGGGAGCGGGAGGTGAGCGAGCGTAGCGAGCGAACGGGAGCGACCGTGGTTCGAATCCCTTCCCCCGCATTTCCGCTGTGGACTCTGTCGAAATCCAATCTTTCAGACACTGAGTAAGAGTAAAACAGCCGATCTGCGTAGAGTGTGAGTGTCGCGGGAACCGAGAGAGACTATTACAGTTATTACACAGACGGTTCGAGTAAGTCACCAAACTACCCAGTATAAAACTCCAATGAACCTACCAACTGCTATGACACCCACGTACGGGGTCCTATTTCGAGACACCCACTCATTGAGTGTCTTTGAGACGACTGGCGTCACGACACAAAGGAGAGTAAAAAGAAGACAACAGCAGCAGTTGGATTATACGATAGAACATTTGCGACACCAAGCAAACCGAATGACAGCCCTCCCCCTATCCGGCCAATTAACCCTTCACGAGTAGCATTATCAACATTTAGAATTTTTTAAATTAATATTAAACTATCGGCTCTGTTTAAACTCTATTCTATAGATATAATGTGGACTGAAACAGCCGCTCACTGAAGACTGGTTGTAGGACGGCTGTTTCGCGTCTAATGTTGGTGGTATGAACGGGATCGATGCTAGCGCGGTGAACACCTCCGAAGCCCCAGCCGCGAGGACTCGCGCGCCTCGTTGTGCGCCTTGCTCAGTCGCTACCGCTCCTTCGCTGCGGTGCTTACTTCGGCGTGCTTCGCCCTCGCGGCTGCCCCTTCGAGTCCCACCCCGCACCGCACAGCCCCGCACCTCACGCCTCCCCGGCCTCGTCGGTCGCCGTCGCTTCGCTCGGCGACCGACTCCCTCGCGCGTGCGGTTCGCGCCCTCCGGGCGCTCGCCGGCACGCGCCACAGAACCGCAAATAGACTGTTTCTCACCCTGTACTAAGCGATTCCCAGAGAACACCATACAATGTCGTCCGCGGCGACGCGCTCCGGCAAGGTCCCCGTCAGCTACGCGACCAAGCGCGGGGTCGCCGGCCGACGTCCGACTCAACGACAGAACATAAACGGATAGACCAGGGCGACGCGGTCGCCCTCCTCCAGTTTCGTGTCGAAGCCGTTCTCGTTCTCGTTGAAGTGACCGTTCACGAGGATCCGGGCGTAGGCGACGGTCTGCTCGCCGGCCGGGTTCTTCGACCACGTCCCCGGTAGCTCCTCCGGCGTCGGGGCCCACCCGCTGTGGGTCGCGTCGGACTCGGACTCCGCGATTAGTACGTCTTGGAGCTCGGAGTAGTCCTCGAACAGCTCGTCGAGGAACGCGCGGAGCGTGTCGCCCTCGAAGGCGTACTCGAACTCGCACACGCCGATCTCCGTGCGTACGTGGCCGGTACACCGGACGGTGACGGTCGTCTCCGCCTCGGTCGCGTCCGCCTCCTCTCCGGGGTCGACTCCGTTTCGGCCGGCGGCTCGGCCGTCTCGCTGGGCTGGGCCACGCGGGAGCGCAGGCTCCCGTTCCGGGTAAGCCGGGTCGCGAACATGTTCGTTGATGTCTCGACCGGCGCGGTTCGGAGTCGGTCGGCTGCGACCGTCGAGCGTGCGGATCTCGCCTGGGGTCACGACGACACACGGCTGAAAGGGGTCGAATTCCCCGGACGGCAGCACATTCGAGCATCGGGAAACCGACCGAACATGATACCGCCAAACGCATAGGGCGTCTCGACGGTACGCACACCCGATGAAGCTCACACGTAAGACGATCGCGAAGGTGATCGTCGCGGCGTTCCTGTTGAACTTGGCCGTGATGGGCGCCGGGGCGTGGTTCGCGCACCAGGAGGCCCAGCCGATACCCGACGAGGTGGTCGGTCCCGACGGCGAGACGATCGTCACCGGGGCCGCGGTCCAAGAGGGGAAAGAGGCGTTCCAGAAGAACGGGGTGATGAACCACGGGTCGATCCTGGGTAACGGCGCGTACTACGGCGAGGATTACACCGCCGAGACGCTGGAGCTGAAGACCTAGAACATGCGGGAGTACTACGCCGACCCCGAGTACGGGGCCGCGTACGACGACCTCGACTCCGGCGAGCGGTCGCGGATCGACGCGCTCGTGCGCGACGAACTCGACACGGCCCACGACGGGAGCGGCGTCGTCGAGTACTCCGCCGCGGAGGCGTACGCCCACGAGCAGGTGCGCGAGACGTACGTCGAGCGCTACCACGAGGGCGACCACGACCGCGGCGTCCCGGTCGAGATGATCGACTCGACCGAGGAGGCCGAGTCGTTCGCGGACTTCGCGCTGTGGACCGCGTGGTTCTCCCACACCGACCGGCCGAACGCGGAGCACCCGTACGCCAACGAGTGGCCCTACCAGCCCGGTGCCGGCAACGACGCGACCGGCTCCGCGATGGTCTGGAGCGTGACCGCGATGGTGCTGCTCGTCGGCGCCGCGGGCGCCGCGATCCTCCTGTACAAGTCGGTGAAGCTCCCCGAGCCGTCCGCGGAGTGGATCTCGGTGCCGGAACCGGGCGACGTGAGCGTCTTCCCGAGCCAGCGCGCCGCGCTCCGGTTCGTCCCGATCGCCGCGGGACTGTTCCTCGCGCAGGTGTTGCTGGGCGGCCTGCTGGCGCACTCCTACATCGAGCGGGCCGGGTTCTTTGGGATCGAACGGATCTTCGGGGTCCACATCCTCCGGCTGCTCCCCTTCGCGATCGCGAAGACGTGGCACATCGACCTGGGAATCCTCTGGATCGCGTCGACGTGGCTGGGGGCCGGCCTGTTCCTCCCGCCGCTTTTGACGGGGCACGAGCCGAAGCGACAGGGGACGTATGTGAACGTCCTCCTCGGCGCGTTAGTGACCGTCGTGGTCGGCGGGATGGCCGGGATCTGGCTCGGCCCGAACGGCTACCTCCCCGGCGAGCTCTGGTGGCTGCTCGGCAACGAGGGGCTGGAGTACCTCGAAGTCGGGAAGGTGTGGCAGTTCGGCCTGCTCGCCGGGTTCGTCCTCTGGGCGATCCTCGCGGTCCGCGGCCTCAAGCCCCTGCTCGACCGCGAGCCGGTGTACGGGCTCGCGCACATGATCCTCTGCGCGGGCGGCTCTATCACCCTGCTCTTCGTCGCCGGCTTCATGTTCACGCCGTCGACGAACATGGCCGTCACGGAGTTCTGGCGCTGGTGGGTCGTCCACATGTGGGTCGAGGGAGCGTTCGAGTTCTTCATCGTCGCGATCATCGGGGTGACGCTCGTCTCGATGAACCTGCTCTCGCGGCGCAGCGCGGAGAAGGCGGTGATACTCCGGGCGCTCCTAGTGATGGGCACCGGCGTCATCGGCGTCTCGCACCACTACTGGTGGATCGGGATGCCCGACTACTGGGTGCCGATCGGGAGCGTCTTTTCGACGCCGGAGCTGCTCCCGCTGATCTTCATCCTCTACGAGGCGATCGGCCAGTACCGCGCGATGAGCGAGACCGGGTTCCCCTACAAGCTCCCCTTCATGTTCATCGTCGCCAGCGGGGTCTGGAACTTCGTCGGGGCCGGCGTGCTCGGCTTCTTCATCAACCTCCCGCTGATCAACTACTACGAGCACGGCACGTACCTCACCGTCGCACACGCCCACGCCGCGATGTTCGGCGCGTTCGGCTTCCTCGCGCTCGGCATGGTCGCGTACATGCTCCAGCTGTCGATCGACCCCGAGCGCTGGGACGGCTCGTGGCTCCGCGCGTCGTTCTGGTGTTGGAACGTCGGGCTGGCGCTGATGGTCGGGATCTCGCTGCTCCCGGTCGGCTTCCTCCAGCTCGAGGTCGCGTTCACCGAGGGGTACGCCGCGGCGCGCAGCCTCGAGTTCTACAACGGCGGCTTGGTCCAGACGCTGTTCTGGGCGCGGCTCCCCGGTGACACGCTGATCACCGTCGGCACGGCCATCTACATGGCCGACCTGATCCGGAAGCGGTTCGTCCTCCGGGGGTCCGAGGACGACCCCTCGGTCGACGACATGGCGGTCGCGGAGGGGGTCGTCGGGGACGACTAAGCGGTCCCCAGTCCTCCGATCGGGGTCGACTCAGTAGTGCCACGGGTACTCCTCGAAGTCCGGCTCGCGACCCTCTAGGAACGCGTCGCGACCCTCCTGTGCCTCCTCGGTCATGTACGCGAGCCGCGTCGCCTCGCCGGCGAACACCTGCTGGCCGACCATCCCGTCGTCGGCCATGTTGAACGCGTACTTCAGCATCCGCATCGCGGTCGGGGACTTCCGCGTCATCTCGTCGGCCCACTCCAGGGCTACCTCTTCCAGTTCCTCGTGAGCGACGACCTCGTTCACCATGCCCATGTCCTCGGCCTCCTCGGCCGAGTAGGTCTTCCCGCGGAAGAACACCTCGCGGGCCTTCTTCTGGCCGATCTGTTTCGCGAGGTACGCGGAGCCGAACCCGCCGTCGAAGGAGGCGACGTCGGGGTCGGTCTGGAGGAACTTCGCGTGCTCGTCGCTCGCGAGCGTGAGGTCACAGACGACGTGTAGCGAGTGGCCGCCGCCGACCGCCCAGCCCGGGACGACCGCGACGACGGGCTTCGGCATGAATCGGATCAGGCGCTGTACTTCGAGGACGTGGAGCCGTCCGGCGCGCGCCTCGCGGACGAGGTCGTCGTCGTCGTCGTCCGCCTCGTCGTCGTCGCGGTACTCGTAGCCGGAGCCGCCCCGGACCGACTGGTCGCCGCCGGCGCAGAACGCCCAGCCGCCGTCCTCCTCCGAGGAACCGTTGCCGGTGAGGAGGACGCAGCCGACATCAGCCTGTTTGCGCGCGTGGTCGAGCGCGGCGTACAGCTCGTCGACCGTGCCCGGTCGGAACGCGTTGCGGATCCCGGGGCGGTCGAAGGCGATCCGGACCGCGGGGGCGTCGACCGCGCGGTGGTAGGTGACGTCGTCGAACTCGTCGGTGACCGGTTCCCACGCGTCGGGGTCGAAGATCTCCGAGACCATGCCCGGACGTACGCCCGGGCCGCTCATAAACGGCGCCGGATCGTGCGGGGAGAACCGCCGGATCGAGCGGAGGAAACCGTCGGCTCAGGCGATCAGTCCTCGGGACGCCGCGAGACGAGGACGGGGAGCCGAGACCAGCGTCGGGGGCTGACGCCGCGGTCGCGGCTCGTCCGCCGGGACCTGTCAGTCGTTCTGCGCGTGCGCACCCTTCGGATGCCCCTTGTGTTGGAGGTTCCGGTTGTCGCGTTTCCGCGTCGCGGTCGCGGGGATGATCTTGCGGGCGGGGTTGATCTCCGACCGCGGCATCCCGGTGTAGCCGTGGTCCGGGTGCTCGGAGCAGTGCGCCATCGCGTCATGTGAGCCCTCCCACGGGCCTTCGTCACAGCCGTCCGCCGTACAGACGAACACTATATCCTCTGACATTCTAACCGGAGGTTTCGGACCGGTGTATAAAAATCTCGCACCGAAATTATCAGATCTGATTTCTTTGTGGCGATCAGAGAACAACCGACGGCGAGACCCCGCGATCAGTCGCCGGCGGCGGGTACGCCGAACAGTTCGACGCTCGTCCCGTCGTGTCGACAGTCTTCGAGGGCGTGCTTGGCCGCGAAGCCGGCCTCGTGTGCGGAGGCCCCCCGGCCGACCCCGACCTGAAGCTCGATGTCGACGTCGTCGCGGACGTGTTCGACCGCCGCCGAGAACGCCGTTTCGGGGAGGTCGGGGCAGACCGCGACGACGTTGTCGCCGCCGACGAAGAAGGAGAGGGCGCCGTGCGCCTCGCGGAGGTGGCGCATCAGCGATCCGTACGCCAGCTCGACGTTAATGAACGTGTCGAACTCGTTGAGTCGGTCGGTGTACTTCCCGGTCGCGTTGACCACGTCGAAGTGCGCGACCTGGAGGTCCGACCGGTCCGTCTCCGAGAGGTACTCGCCGGCGAGCACCTCGGTCCGGCTCTCGTCTTGGGCGCTGCCCGCGGTCTGGAGCCGCCGGTTCGCCGCTTCGAGCGCGTCGACGGGGCGCTCTGCGACGGCGGTACCGAGGCTGACGCTGACCGGGTAGCGGTTGCCGATCGACTCCTGAAGGCTCGCGTGGGCCGTGCCGTCGACGCCGTTCGTCACCGCGATCATGTTGTCGAACCTGGTGAAGAAGACGTACGCGTCGCGGTGGCCCAGGAACTGCGCCACGTCGGCGAACAGTCGCGACTGGAGCGTCTGGAGGTCCATCTCGCGACGCGGCTCCGGCGTCGTCGTCCACGGACCGTAGTTGTCGATCTGGACGAGAGTCACCTGGGTCGTCGTCACAGTAAACGTCGGTACGGAACGCTGCCGCTTTACCCTTCCGTTATCCCGAAGGTGGTACTGGTATCGAGTTCGTGATCCGTCGGCCGCTCGCGCTCCGTGAGTGCGGACCGACCTCTGTTCACCACGATCGCGGGCGCAACCCTGACCACCGTGGCGCCCGCACGTCGGACATGGGATTCAGCGGCGCCGTCCTCGACGTCGACGGCACGGTCGTGCGCGGCGACGATCCGATCCCGGGCGCTCCCGCGGGGCACCGGCGGCTCCGCGAGGTAGGGATCGAGACGCTGTTCGTCTCGAACAACCCGACGAAGGCGCCGCCGGCGTACGTCGAACGTCTCGGGGCGGCGGGGTACGAGGTCGACGCGGACCGCGTCCTCACCGCGGGCAGCGTGACGACGCGGTACCTCCGGAGGCACCACGGCAGCGACGACCTGCTGTGTATCGCCGAGGCGGGACTCCTCGCTCAGTTCGCGGAGGCCGGACTCTCGACGACCGACGACGTCGACGCCGCCGACGCCCTGGTCGCCTCCATCGACCGCGAGTTCGACTACGAGGACCTCTGTCGGGCGATGTGGGCCTTGGAGCGAGAGATCCCCTTCATCGGCACCGACCCCGACCTGGTGATTCCGGCCCCCGAGCGCGACGTGCCCGGGTCCGGCGCCGTGATCAACGCGATCGCCGGCGTTGCCGAGCGCGACCCCGACGCCGTCCTCGGCAAGCCGTCGGACACCGCGGTCGAGATGGTCCGCGAGCGGCTCCCCTACCCGCCCGAGGAGTGTCTCGTGGTCGGTGACCGACTCGACACGGATGTCGCGCTCGGGGAGCGCGCCGGGATGACGAGCGTCCTCGTCCGGTCCGGCGTCACCGACGCGGCCGACCTCGCGGCGTCCGACGTGTCTCCGGACTACGTGCTCGACCACCTCGGCGAGATCGACCGTGTCGTCGGCTGAGAAATCGCCTGAGGGGTAGCCTTCGTCGCGTGGAAAACAGTTATGTACTAGCGAGTGTATCGCTCTCACATGAGTGTGGTTGACTCACACGAAGATCGGCCCGGAGACGACGAGGAGGACCCGGAGGAGTCCGTCCGCGTGCTGGAGGGACACGCCGTCCAGTTCAACGAGTACCGATACTGACGGCGTCGCCGCGCCGGCGTCCGTCCGCGGTCGACCGCCCGACGGCTGTCGGGACCGTTAAGTGGTCGTCGCGGGTAACCGAGGGTGTGATACGGAGGCTCCGACGCGCGAGTGCTTTCGCCGCGGTGGCCGCCCTCGCGGCCCTCGCGCCGTCGCTCGGCACCGCCGCCGCCGTGCCCTTCCTCGCCGTCGCCGGGGCCGCCTTCTTCGGCGTCCGCGACGGCGAGTGGTTCGAGACCCTCGCCCTCCCCGGCGACCGCGAGGAGGAGCGGCTCTACGGGTTCGCCTCCTTCGCGCTGGCCGGCGCCGGACTCGCCCTGTTCGCGTCGCTGCCGCGCGCCCCGTTGCCCTACGAGGCGTTCGCGGCCGCGACGCTCGCGGTCGGCGCCGGACGCTTCGGTCGGACCCTCGTCTCCCGCCGGACGACCGACGAGTTCCCCCTCGTCGCCGGCTACGTCGCCGCCGGGACGGTGGGGGCCCTCGCCGGACAGACCGCGGTCCGCCTCCAGACCGGCGCCCCCGTCGGCGCCGAGACCGTTCCCCTGTCGGTGTTTCTCGCGGCGGCGGCCGCGCTGACGGCCGCGCTCGTCCGCTCGCTAGTGTTCTCGCGGGACGCGCACATCACGGCCGTCCTCGTCGCGTTCGTGACGTGGGGGTTCATCGCTCTGGATCCGACGGTCGACGCCCCCCTCATCGCCGTCGGTCTGGCGGTGACGGGCGCGCTCGGCTACGTCTCCTTCGCCATCGGCACCGCCTCCGTCGCCGGGATGCTCACCGGCGTCGTCTCGGCGCTGCTCGCGGTCGTCCTCGGCGGTGTCGGCTGGTTCCTCACGCTCATGTCCTTCTACGCGTTCGGGGGGTTGGCCTCGAAGTACCGGTTCGACGAGAAGGCGGACCGGGGGGTCGCCCAGGAGAACGAGGGCGCCCGCGGCACCGGCAACGTACTGGCGAACTCCGCGGTCGCGCTCGCGGCGGTCGTCGGCCACGCGGCCGCGCCGCACCTCGCCGTCCCGGCCGCCCCGCTCGGTTTCGCGTTCGCGGGCGCGACCGCGACCGCGATGGCCGACACCCTCTCGTCGGAGATCGGCGGTCTCTACGACGACCCGCGGCTGGTGACGACGCTCCGACGCGTCGAACCCGGCACCGACGGCGCGATCACCTGGCAGGGAGAACTGGCGGGCCTCTCCGGCGCGCTGCTCGTCGGGGCCCTCGCCGCGGGCGGAACGCCCGTCCTCGATCCGGTCGTCGCCGGCGGCGTCGCCGCGGGCGGCGCCGTCGCCGCCGCGGGCGTCGCCGGGATGACCGTCGACAGCCTCCTCGGCGCCCTGATCGAGGGCGACCGGGTCGGCAACCAGACCGTGAACTTCCTCGCGACGCTCGCCGGCGGGACCGCCGCCGTCGCGCTCTGGGCGGTGGTGTGAGATGGCAAGAGACGGCCCGGACTCGCGGGTCCGGCCCGGCCGACCGGCCGACGCCGCCCGGATCCGCGAGCTTCAGTCGCACCTCCGCCAGCCGAGTCCGGACCTCTTGGAGTACGGGCTCGCGGTGGGCGCCGCCCGCGTGAGCGTCGCGGACGGTCGCGTCGTCGGCTACCTGCTCCCGGTCGACGGACCGGACCGCTGCGGGGCCCACGTCGCGGAGCTCGTCGTCGCACCCGTTTTCAGGCGCCAGGGGCGGGGTCGCGCGCTGCTCCGCGCGGCGATCGACGACGCCGACGGACCGGTGACGCTTCAGGTCCACCCCGACAACGACGCCGCGCTCGGGCTGTACGAGTCGCTCGGATTCGCGGTCGTCGAGCGCCGACCGGACGCGTACGCCGACGGCGACGCGCTCGCCTTGCGGCTCGATCCCGACGCGTAGCGCCCCTCTCGACGCGCTCACTCTTGCCCGCCCCTCCCGGCCGCCGCAGGCACAAGGACTATTCGAGCGCCACGCCTCCGGACAGCCATGAGTGACGCCGACGCGGAGACCGAGTCGATAGACGTCGATTTCGGTGAGGACGGGCTGGTACCGGCGGTCGCGCAGGACGCCGACTCCGGTGAGCTGCTGATGCTCGCGTACGTCTCGCCCGAGGCCTTAGAACGCACCCGCGAGACCGGCGACGCCCACTACTACTCCCGGTCCCGCGAGGAGCTGTGGCACAAGGGCGGCACCTCGGGGCACACCCAGTCGGTCCGGGAGGTCCGGGTCGACTGCGACGCCGACGCGCTGCTGTACCTCGTCGACCAGGAGGGCGGCGCCTGCCACACCGGCCACCGATCGTGTTTCCACCGAACGATAGACGGCGAAAACGTCGGAGAGCGCGTCTTCGACCCCGACGAGGTGTACTGACAGATGGTCGACGCCGCCGACGGGACCGACGGCGCCCGGGCCGCCCGCGGCGACGCCGAGAGCGACGCGGACGACGCCGTCACCGACGCCGGCGAGGCGGCCGCGCGGCTCCGCGAGCGCTACGACGAGCTCCGCGGGATCGAGTCCCGGATCGACGGGCACGGTCGCGACCGCGTGGAGACCGCCGCGGACGCCTACCGACGCGCGCACCGGGTCCTCGACCGGTACGAGGGGGACGCGGTCGGCTCCGGCGACTTCGAATCGTACGTCCGGTTCCGCGGCGAGTTCGGTGACGCGGTCGACGTCGACGACGACGTTCCCGCCGGCGACGCCTTCGAGGCCGCAGACGAGGCGGTGGACAAGCGTCGGCTCTCCGACGACGACTTCGCGGCCGCCCGCGAGGCGCTGGCGTCGGTCGGGGAGTTCGTCGACCTCCTGGAGGCGTACGACGACGCGGTCGACGATTACCGGGCGGCTCGGAAGTCGGCCCGCGAGGCCCGAAAGCGGCTCGAATCCCGGCTCGACGAGCTCCGGGAGGTCGCGGACATGGCCGACGCCGACCTCGGCGCGGACCGCTCTCGCCTCCGCGACCCGATCGAGGCGTACGACGAGTCGGTCCGGGAGGCGTTCCGGGAGTTCTTCAAGTCGGCGTCCGCCCGCGAGGTCTTCGCGTTCCTCGACCGCGCGGACGGGACGCCGTTCGTCGACGTCGACGTGCCGCCGACGGACCTCGCGGAGTACGTCGAGACGCACGCGGCCGGCGAGGAGCCGCCGGCGACCCTCTTAGAGTACGCCGACTACACGAACTCCAAGCTGGGGCACTACGTCGACGACCCGGGGGCGCTCCGCACCGCGGTCGCGGTCCACCGGACGTACCTCGAACGTCTCGACGGCGGGCCGCTGACGCTCGACTGGCCGCCGAAGCCGGGCGACGAGCTCGCCTACGAGATCGACGAGCTGGTCCCGCTCGTCGGCCGGATCGCCGCCGACGACACGGTCGCGACCCTGCGATCGGTCCGCGAGCTCGCGCGGAGCGACGAGTACGAGCGGCTCCGGCGCGCGGCCGAGGTGCGCGACGCTCTCGACGGTCCCGACCTGGCCCTGATCGAGCGCGGCGAGGCCGCCGACCGGGTCGCCGCGGCCGAGGAGACGCGCTCGGTCGTTAACGACGTGCTGGCGGAGACGGAACGGGAGTAAGACGGTGGGATGCGTCGGCGGGTCAGCGCCGA
This window harbors:
- a CDS encoding DUF5796 family protein, producing the protein MSAPSRSDVPPTSIGVDLREEGIVVEYLDGRTTLYRGVPESTEGSVTAGPGKETHVLVTDPTETEGVMTYVNDYKTDDEILEDSGVGRVIVDDGERDEVFPGVIVGREGQRNEVVADPETAGGRVFVFVEDGWTEGSYEIVEGPDDGLDAHR
- a CDS encoding ferredoxin, encoding MSDEAETDGKEAATDGGDEVLRASDLGGEGPPIEEKPYKIVFEANKCFGAGKCAEVADNWVMDVVSGMAKPETYYIGEDDLDENVRAAEACPAKKEAGVIHVVDRRTDDEVAPDPHGDGTLSVDW
- a CDS encoding MoaD/ThiS family protein gives rise to the protein MNEHVRDPAYPEREPALPRGPAQRDGRAAGRNGVDPGEEADATEAETTVTVRCTGHVRTEIGVCEFEYAFEGDTLRAFLDELFEDYSELQDVLIAESESDATHSGWAPTPEELPGTWSKNPAGEQTVAYARILVNGHFNENENGFDTKLEEGDRVALVYPFMFCR
- a CDS encoding 1,4-dihydroxy-2-naphthoyl-CoA synthase is translated as MVSEIFDPDAWEPVTDEFDDVTYHRAVDAPAVRIAFDRPGIRNAFRPGTVDELYAALDHARKQADVGCVLLTGNGSSEEDGGWAFCAGGDQSVRGGSGYEYRDDDEADDDDDDLVREARAGRLHVLEVQRLIRFMPKPVVAVVPGWAVGGGHSLHVVCDLTLASDEHAKFLQTDPDVASFDGGFGSAYLAKQIGQKKAREVFFRGKTYSAEEAEDMGMVNEVVAHEELEEVALEWADEMTRKSPTAMRMLKYAFNMADDGMVGQQVFAGEATRLAYMTEEAQEGRDAFLEGREPDFEEYPWHY
- a CDS encoding GTP cyclohydrolase III — translated: MTTTQVTLVQIDNYGPWTTTPEPRREMDLQTLQSRLFADVAQFLGHRDAYVFFTRFDNMIAVTNGVDGTAHASLQESIGNRYPVSVSLGTAVAERPVDALEAANRRLQTAGSAQDESRTEVLAGEYLSETDRSDLQVAHFDVVNATGKYTDRLNEFDTFINVELAYGSLMRHLREAHGALSFFVGGDNVVAVCPDLPETAFSAAVEHVRDDVDIELQVGVGRGASAHEAGFAAKHALEDCRHDGTSVELFGVPAAGD
- a CDS encoding HAD-IIA family hydrolase, which translates into the protein MGFSGAVLDVDGTVVRGDDPIPGAPAGHRRLREVGIETLFVSNNPTKAPPAYVERLGAAGYEVDADRVLTAGSVTTRYLRRHHGSDDLLCIAEAGLLAQFAEAGLSTTDDVDAADALVASIDREFDYEDLCRAMWALEREIPFIGTDPDLVIPAPERDVPGSGAVINAIAGVAERDPDAVLGKPSDTAVEMVRERLPYPPEECLVVGDRLDTDVALGERAGMTSVLVRSGVTDAADLAASDVSPDYVLDHLGEIDRVVG
- a CDS encoding DUF92 domain-containing protein — encoded protein: MIRRLRRASAFAAVAALAALAPSLGTAAAVPFLAVAGAAFFGVRDGEWFETLALPGDREEERLYGFASFALAGAGLALFASLPRAPLPYEAFAAATLAVGAGRFGRTLVSRRTTDEFPLVAGYVAAGTVGALAGQTAVRLQTGAPVGAETVPLSVFLAAAAALTAALVRSLVFSRDAHITAVLVAFVTWGFIALDPTVDAPLIAVGLAVTGALGYVSFAIGTASVAGMLTGVVSALLAVVLGGVGWFLTLMSFYAFGGLASKYRFDEKADRGVAQENEGARGTGNVLANSAVALAAVVGHAAAPHLAVPAAPLGFAFAGATATAMADTLSSEIGGLYDDPRLVTTLRRVEPGTDGAITWQGELAGLSGALLVGALAAGGTPVLDPVVAGGVAAGGAVAAAGVAGMTVDSLLGALIEGDRVGNQTVNFLATLAGGTAAVALWAVV
- a CDS encoding GNAT family N-acetyltransferase, whose translation is MARDGPDSRVRPGRPADAARIRELQSHLRQPSPDLLEYGLAVGAARVSVADGRVVGYLLPVDGPDRCGAHVAELVVAPVFRRQGRGRALLRAAIDDADGPVTLQVHPDNDAALGLYESLGFAVVERRPDAYADGDALALRLDPDA
- the hisI gene encoding phosphoribosyl-AMP cyclohydrolase, yielding MSDADAETESIDVDFGEDGLVPAVAQDADSGELLMLAYVSPEALERTRETGDAHYYSRSREELWHKGGTSGHTQSVREVRVDCDADALLYLVDQEGGACHTGHRSCFHRTIDGENVGERVFDPDEVY